The Salvelinus namaycush isolate Seneca chromosome 28, SaNama_1.0, whole genome shotgun sequence genome contains a region encoding:
- the LOC120023819 gene encoding retinol dehydrogenase 12-like, which translates to MMVLVLIVAGLVVVALLVVLFAPHIRKYSAGGTCMSMARLDGKTVLITGANTGIGKETALDLAIRGARVIMACRDVEKGEEAAASIRRIYCEANVEVRELDLADTSSIRAFVQRFLREVNHLHILINNAGVMMCPYVKTKDGFEMQLGVNHLGHFLLTYLLIGLLKRSAPARIVVVSSLAHNVGWIRFHDLLSQGSYNSGLAYCQSKLANLLFARELARRLKGSSVTVNSVHPGLVRSELVRHSTVMSLLFSLFSLFLKSPREGAQTSIYCAVAEELHSLTGKHFSDCAPASVAPQGRNEETARKLWDASSELLGVVWDH; encoded by the exons ATGATGGTGCTCGTATTGATTGTCGCAGGTCTTGTGGTTGTCGCGCTGCTCGTGGTTTTATTCGCACCCCACATTAG GAAATACTCTGCAGGTGGAACATGTATGTCTATGGCCCGGTTGGACGGGAAGACAGTCCTGATTACTGGAGCCAACACTGGTATTGGGAAGGAGACTGCCCtggacctggctatcagag GTGCCAGGGTGATCATGGCGTGCAGAGATGTGGAGAAGGGTGAGGAGGCCGCAGCATCGATACGACGTATCTACTGCGAGGCAAACGTAGAGGTTCGAGAGCTGGACCTGGCTGATACCAGCTCCATACGGGCCTTCGTACAACGCTTCCTCCGAG AGGTCAACCACCTCCACATCCTGATCAACAATGCTGGGGTCATGATGTGTCCTTACGTGAAGACCAAAGACGGCTTCGAGATGCAGCTGGGGGTCAACCACCTGG GTCACTTCCTGTTGACGTACCTCCTGATTGGTCTGCTGAAGCGCAGCGCTCCGGCCCGTATCGTCGTGGTTTCTTCCCTGGCTCATAACGTTGGCTGGATCCGCTTCCATGACCTCCTCAGCCAGGGCAGCTACAACAGCGGCCTAGCATACTGCCAGAGCAAGCTGGCCAACCTTCTGTTCGCTAGGGAGCTGGCCCGCAGACTCAAAG gTTCCAGTGTGACTGTAAACTCCGTCCACCCGGGGTTGGTGCGCTCTGAGCTGGTCCGCCATTCCACCGTCATGTCTCTGCTGTTCTCCCTGTTCTCCTTGTTCCTGAAGAGCCCTCGGGAAGGGGCCCAGACATCCATCTACTGCGCCGTGGCAGAGGAACTGCACTCCCTCACCGGGAAACACTTCAG tgactGCGCCCCGGCCTCCGTGGCCCCCCAGGGGAGGAACGAGGAGACAGCCAGGAAGCTGTGGGACGCCAGCAGTGAGCTCCTGGGCGTCGTCTGGGACCACTGA